The following is a genomic window from Ethanoligenens harbinense YUAN-3.
TCCCCTCGATCGCGGCCTGCCGCTGAATCTCCTGCCGTTCGGCCCCGGCCCGGACACGCGCCGCAAGCGGCAGCATCACCACATAGGCCGCCAGCGCGCCATAGGCCACCGGCAACAGGGCCGCCGCGATACCGGGCGCGAGCGTTTGGGGACCGGCGTAGCGGTGGAGCATCAACACCGTCTTGAGCAGCGTGCCCGCGCCGCCCACACCGATGGCCAGATAGGCCATGCGCTCAAACAGCTCCTGCGCGGCATGTTCGCGGGCTTTTTGGCAGTCCGCCTGTTTTTCCAACACCGCGCGCACCGTTTCCGGGCTGGCCCCGCCCGATATGAGCAGCAGTCCCTCCCGCACCAGCGCGTCCGAAACACGCGGCTCCGCATCCTCCAGCGCGATCAGGCCCTTTTCCCTTGCCAGCCTGGCGAGAGAAAACAGTTCCTCCTCCAGCTTTTTGCTTTCAGTCCGGCGCATGGCAAGCACCGCGGCGCCGAGCCT
Proteins encoded in this region:
- a CDS encoding motility protein A: MSFVVGLICCAALFAAFILGGGNPALLLDGRSALLVVGGMAALGCMGLPGGMLRDRLGAAVLAMRRTESKKLEEELFSLARLAREKGLIALEDAEPRVSDALVREGLLLISGGASPETVRAVLEKQADCQKAREHAAQELFERMAYLAIGVGGAGTLLKTVLMLHRYAGPQTLAPGIAAALLPVAYGALAAYVVMLPLAARVRAGAERQEIQRQAAIEGILAVQAGEPMFVVQERLRTILHPIVKQARRAS